GGTTTGGCTTGAAGGAGGTGATGGAGATAGTTTATTATCTTGATAGCATGGTGGTTCTAAAGGTCAAAACAGGTTATATTTGTCAAATCTCATAAAACCCAGCCCTTAGGATCTGTGCACTTCACCATATGTGAATTATAGGTCAGCAAAATGTCACGAATGTGAAATTAGTTTCAGTGGACACACATGTCCTCATCAGATCTCCACCATAAAGCCAGCCTTCCCTCAgactcctccttctcttctgactggtgggcaggggagcagcagacacaCCGGGGTTTCCCCATGGGCAAGAACTTAAAGCACCGGCAGCTCCCTCACCCTCCTCACGCAGGTGGGATGAAGTACGTGGCCCTGCAGGTGCAGCCAGAGTTTCACGGGCACTGCGCCCACCACGTCCAGGTCTGTTCACCCACGGGAGGCTCAGTCTGCGCCATGGATGTGCTGGTGCTGGATCAGGTGTGAGCTCAGGCGGAAGGCGCGGCCGCACTCGGTGCAGCGGAAAGGCTTTTCCCCGGTATGGACCCGCCGGTGCCGGAAGAAGCCCGACAGGGCCCTGAAGGCTCGGCCGCACTCCCCGCACGCATagggcttctccccagtgtggatgCGCCGGTGTTCACTGAGGAAGGAGCTGCGACTGAAGGCCCGGCCGCACTCTGGACAGGCATATGGCTTCTCGCCTGTGTGTACTCGCCGGTGCTGGAGGAGGTTGGAGCTCTGGCTGAAGGCCTGGCCGCACTCTTGACATTCGTAGGGGCTCTCCCCGTGGTGGGTGCGCTGATGCCGGGCCACATTGGAGCTGTGGAGGAAGGCCTTCCCGCACTCGCTGCACACGTACGGCCTCTCGCCCGTGTGTGTCCTCTGGTGCTTGGCGGCGTCTGACCGCTGACCGAAGGACTTGCCACACTCAGCACATCCGTACGGCTTCTCTCCCGTGTGAATTCGCTGGTGCCTGACAAGGTTGAAGCTCTGGCTGAAGGCTCTCCCGCACTCCTTGCAGACGTAGGGCTTCTCCCCGTGGTGGGTGCGCTGGTGCCGGACCACGTGCGAGCTGTGGATGAAAGCCTTCCCGCAGTCGCTGCACGCATACGGCTTCTCCCCGGAGTGAATGCTCTGATGCTTCGCCACGTCCGAATAGCATTTGAAGCTCCGGTCACAGGTGCCACACTGATAAGGCCGCCCTTTTCGGGGGCCTCTTCCGCCCGCGGCAGAGCGAGCATTCAGGGTGGCATCCAACTGGGACACACTGCTCTCTAGGCTGTTCTGCCCTCCAGTTTTCTCAGGAACAACTGGTACCCGAGGGGCATCTCTGGGCCTGTCTCCAGCCTCTTCATTCCCGCAGCTGTCCAGAAGCCCCAGTGCCCAGGGAGGCCCCTGTAACGGGCCCAGCACTCTCTCCCCATGGTGTGCCCCTTCTTCTTCCAAAGCCTCCTGCTTTGGTGTTGGCTCCGCGCTCCGAGCCCCTCGTTCCGCCACTGAAGCAGCACAGCCAGAAGTCTGGCCACCGCCCGATGCCTGCGCCGGGGAAGCtgggaaagagaggcagagacgTGTGACCGGAAGCCTAAGGAAGTTCTGACAGCACACAGCTGCGCGGGACTGGACGGGCTGGCCGTCTGGGTAACAGCAGAGCTGTGGTACCAGCGTGCAGCACACAGCAGTGCTGCTGCTGCCCAGACCGTTGCTGCCCAGCTCTCCCCAGCGCCTGGCACCTGCGGTCCCTCAGCTGGGACTCCAGGGTATTCTGAGCCTCCACCCTCAGGCTCAGGAGGGCAGGAGACAGAAGCCCGGGCTCTGGGTGATCCTGGTTCTGCTATACGGCCTGGAAGGCAAAGAACACTGGCAGCAAGCCAGCAGAGGTACCGGGAGGCACCGGGTAAGAGTGCCCTGGCGGCACACGTCCTGGTCCCAGCTCACTTCTCCAACCCTGGACTCTCCAAGACAACTCTGTCCTTGACGCCTCCCCACAACCCACCAAACGCAAAGGGCCTCTATTCCAGGCAAGCAAGAGAATCCTTCCTCAGACCGAAATCAGTGCCAAGAGTAAGCAACAGCCAGCGACCAGAGCCAGCTGGCTGGACTGAGGGGCCTCCCAGGCCTGGCTGCTCACTGGTGACGCTGCCGGTGGCCCCGGCCCTGCTGGCTCCTGGGCACAAGCCACACAGCCATTTAGACATATGGCTTTAGGGATGTGGTTGCAAAACAGATGCCAGGCAGTTCTTGCCATGTTCACAGGGCctacgggggcacctgggaggtgAGACAAGGACACCTCCTTGCAGGTGGCTCGGTAGGAGGGCAGCCCCAGGGCAAGCCCATCAACTTCCAGAGTAGCTTTCCAAGGGGGCCATCCCTGCCCTGCTGTACTGGAGCACCTCTCAAGAACTAAGCCAGCCCGGGTGATAAAGGCCCCTGTatggtggcggggtggggggaggcgggaCAAGGCCAGTATTCCCTGGGGTGGGTTAGAGCAGGCAGGCATCCACAGCCACTTTCCATCAATTCCCTAACAAGGGGGCTGTCCAATTGAGCAactggagatggggagaggccCCAGGCACAGGGCTAAGAAACAGGAAGCCCTCTAGGGAGGCCCAGTCTGGTCTTGTGGTCTGGCAGACTTAGAGTTCAAGAAAACAACTCATAGGCACTGGTCTTGAAGCAAGAATTATTCAGAATTAAAATGGGGGAGGGCACATACACCCTTTCCAGTTCCAGTGGGTCAGGCTTTGGGTCCTGTGAACTGCTTGCTTCCTGAGGCCAACCCAGGCACCAGCAGgcagccctgtgtgtgtgtgtttggaggggGGGGGGTCCTCTCAGTGATCAGCTCCCAGGGCGCCCTGAGGAGCCCTAAACATGGAGCCCTTATTCTCGGCTGGGCACATTTGGCTATGTGGGAAAACATCTTTGGCTGTCACAACTGGGAAGGGTGGTACTGGCATCCTGTGGGTAGAGGCCCGGGAGGCTGAATATTCTAGAATGCCCAGGACACTCTTACAATGAGGAGTCGTCCAACCCAGAATGTccagtgccaaggctgagaaaccctgatgGAGGGAAGTCTTGCAGACTTGGTTTAGAAGGCTAGAACTTGGTTTCTAACCAAGAAACTCAGTCTGTGGCAAAGATGCCGGTCTCCCAACTGACATTCATGAGACCCATGAGGCCCACCACTGGTCTCACGCTCGCCTGCATCCTGCTTGCAGGCCACAGATCCCATGGCATGTGCTCAGGACCAGCAACCAAGGGATGGTGCCCCTCAGtccctttaaaaatgtgtgttttaggggcgcctgggtggcacagcggttaagcgtctgccttcagctcagggcgtgatcccagcattatgggatcgagccccacatcaggctcctccgctacgagcctgcttcttcctctcccactccccctgcttgtgttccctctctcgctggctgtctctatctctgtcaaataaataaataaaatctttaaaaaaaataaaaattaaaaaaaaatgtgtgttttgtcGTGACCTGTTTCTCTTCCACCACTCTGTGTATGTTGACATTTGCTAAAATCATTATTTAGTACAAAACTGCAGGACTGTGAAGAACCCCAACTGGACCAGATCTGGCCAGGATTAAGGTcagatgagggagggagaggcaagtCCGGGACTTGAAGGGCGGCTTCATGGCAGGGCCCTAAGAAGGGATGAGTGTTTGTTCGTGGACTTGGAGTAGCTGAATCACCTGACACGGGTCCTCTGACTTCAAGGGAGAACAGGTACAGGTGTGGGGGGCATGCAGTATGTTCTAGCAGCCACGGCCATATTCCACCCAGGCTCCTGCTGCCGAACACGCCGCTCAGAGTATGACGGTGGAAGAGCCTGAGGCAGTGCGTGCGTCCGTGCTGGGGGGAAGGCGGTGTTGTCCTGAGCACTGCTTGTCTCTCACTgtagcaacagcaacaacagtaaGCTGGATGGGAGTCCTCAATTCGACAGCCCGAAGCACGGCCTTAAATCTTCAGAATAGAGGGGGGCCCGGAGCCTGGGAGGGCAGTGGGCGGGAGGCTAGCCAGATTTTCACTCCTCATACTCTTCTGGGTCACCTAGTCTGAGCCCAGGCTAGTCGGGGTTCTGAGAAATAGGGCCAGAATTAATAGTCTCGTTCTCAGGAGTCTccaggcaggggcgggggcagagaaagagacaggggtGCAGAGTTTGGCCATGAGAGCAAAGGGATGGAAGAGGGAGTGGTGAGGACAGCAGGCAGTAGGGGTGGGAGCCGTGTTAGGCAAAGAAAGGGCAGGGCAGTGCTGCCTGAGCCCAGTGACATCCCCTAGTAGCCAGGCAGGTGGGCTCTGAGAGCCCTAAGCTGTCCCCTCCTCCCTAACCCCACCTGGCTGTCCACCCctcacctgtgtgtgtgtccatcagGGTAGCCCTCTCCGTGGTGTTCTGGAGACCCAGGCCTGGGGGCTCTCCTTGCTGTGCCTTGCAGAAGCACCAGGAGTGGGAACACCTGCTTGAGTAAGAAAGAAGACAAGGGGAGAAAGTGACAGGGAGAGTGGGGATGAGCTCAGAGCCACTCCCGGGGACTCCACGGGCCTGTGTCTGCTGCTAGAAATCAAAGTCATGACTAAACAGACACCCCAGTAACTAGTGTTCCATAAGGTACCCTCTGGGAATGCTGTCTGGACCATGCTGGCCTTCCTGAGCCCCGCCGCCGCCACAGGCTGAGAGCACAGCTGGGGGTGGCAGCACCTGCTAGCTGACTGCAGTGGTCTTGCTCCAGGATGAACAAGCCCAGCATCATTGGTCAGTCCTCAAATCTCTGGAGACACATCTAGGGATCCAAAATTTTTCTTGATAATGATAaagatttgaatataaaaatatgaaaccaaaaaaataaaaaaaattatttgagtggTGCAGTTTTGGATCGAGGAATGATTTTGCTATGCTTAACACCAAAGGTGAAGTCTGACAGATTTAACTACACAAGGAAATTTAGagtaaaagagaaggaaatgaaaaaaaaaaaaaaaaaaaaagaacctggggGGAGTAGTGGTATCCTTATAACATAGATTCACATCCTTAATACAGAAAGACCACTATACGTTAACGAGAAAACATGACAAACGTAAAAGTCACCAAGTAACCCACAAAAGAACGCTGACAAGTAGCCGGTGTACTTTTTAATATAAGTTCCTCGTTTGTCCCACCCCATTTGCAATTAAGGAAGGTGATGTAAAGA
The DNA window shown above is from Ailuropoda melanoleuca isolate Jingjing chromosome 6, ASM200744v2, whole genome shotgun sequence and carries:
- the ZNF696 gene encoding zinc finger protein 696, with protein sequence PRRLELTAGLQVFPLLVLLQGTARRAPRPGSPEHHGEGYPDGHTHSERQAVLRTTPPSPQHGRTHCLRLFHRHTLSGVFGSRSLGGIWPWLLEHTACPPHLYLFSLEVRGPVSASPAQASGGGQTSGCAASVAERGARSAEPTPKQEALEEEGAHHGERVLGPLQGPPWALGLLDSCGNEEAGDRPRDAPRVPVVPEKTGGQNSLESSVSQLDATLNARSAAGGRGPRKGRPYQCGTCDRSFKCYSDVAKHQSIHSGEKPYACSDCGKAFIHSSHVVRHQRTHHGEKPYVCKECGRAFSQSFNLVRHQRIHTGEKPYGCAECGKSFGQRSDAAKHQRTHTGERPYVCSECGKAFLHSSNVARHQRTHHGESPYECQECGQAFSQSSNLLQHRRVHTGEKPYACPECGRAFSRSSFLSEHRRIHTGEKPYACGECGRAFRALSGFFRHRRVHTGEKPFRCTECGRAFRLSSHLIQHQHIHGAD